The genomic window GCAAGGAAAAGCTTCGGCGAGGCCTTGTTGACCTTCATCACGAAGTGAAAGTCCTGCATCGCGACCTTACCCGCGCCGCCGCCGCCGCCGTATCCGAACGATCCGGTCTGGTTGGCACCCCACGAAAAGGATTCGATCTCGATGTCTCCCTTATGTTTCGCATCCTGGCTTTCGCCTTCGATGCCGTCTATCTTCAAGAAAAAATCTGCTATTGGCATTTTAGTTGCTCCTTTGACCTCGGTTAATAAAACAGCTGTGAATTACTTCTATCAGCTTCAATTGATTGACGTCTGCCGGGAGCTCTTTTGCCGAATAATTTCACATTTTTTCGGCAAAAGCTCCCGCCCCCTTTTATCACGCCTGCGCAGGTGCCGGAAGATCGGCGACCAACCGCAGCGATACTGACAGCTCGTCGAGCTGGAAGTGCGGCCGCAGGAATGCGACAGCTCTGTAAGCTCCCGGCTTGCCCGGAACTTCTGCAACATCGACGCGTGCTTCGCGCAGCGGATACTGTGCCTTGGTTGCCTGCGACGCCGTGTCGTCGTCGGTAACATAATGGCTGATCCACTGGTTGAGGAACATTTCGCAGTCCTTGCGGGACATAAATGAGCCGATCTTGTCGCGCATCATTGATTTCAGATAATGTGCAAAACGCGAAACCGCAAATATGTACTGAAGCTGGGATGAGAGACGCGCATTTGCATTTGCGGCATCGGAATCATACTTCTTGGCCTTATTGGCCGACTGTGTGCCAAAGAAGGCCGCATAATCGGTGCCTTTGCAGTGGACAAGCGGAATAAAGCCGTTATCGGAGAATTCCTTTTCGCGCCGATCGGTGATAGCGATCTCCGTCGGGCATTTCATTGCTATCTCGCCTTCGTCGGTCTCGAAGGTATGTGTCGGCAGGCCTTCGACAAGGCCGCCGCCCTCGACGCCTCGGATCGCCACGCACCAGCCGTACATCGAGAATGCCTCGGTCAGCCTTGTACCCAGAGCGTACGCCGCATTGCCCCAGAGATATTTTTTGTGATCCTTGCCGTCAACATCCTCTTCGAAGCGGAAGCTCTCGGTAGGCTTTGTCGCGGCTCCGTACGGTTCACGCATTAGAACGTGCGGAATAGTAAGGCCGACATAGCGCGAATCTTCCGATTCGCGGAAGCTCCGCCATTTCATATACTCCGTGCGGTCGAAGATCTTCGCAACATCGCGGACCTCGGCCATCTCGGAGTAAGAATCCCACCCGAACAGCCCGGCCGACGCGGCACTGATGAAAGGCGCGTGTGCGGCGGCCGCTACCTGCGATATGTTTTCGAGCAAGGCCATATCCTGCGGATGGTTGCCGAATTCGTAATCGCCGATGAGAGCCCCGAACGGCGAACCGCCGAACGTTCCGTACTCTTCCTCGTATATCTTCTTAAAGAGCGACGACTGATCGAATTCAAGAGCCCGTTCGAAGTCCTTAAGCAGGTCCTTCTTAGTAACGCTCATAACCTTGATCTTGAGCATCGGGCCTGTAAGGCTGGACTTGATCAGGTGATGCAGGCCGCGCCACGAGCCTTCCAGCTTTTGAAACTCCTCGTGGTGCATTATCTCGTTCATCTGTGCCGAGAGCAGCCGATCGATCTCAGCGATACGCGAATTTATGGCGACATCCATATTCTTTGACATCGTCAATTCGCCGCTCATGACCTGCGAGACGAACTCGCCGATCATATCCTTAGCCTGCTGCTTCTGATAGTCATCGCGGGCCATTCGGCCGTCAGCAAGTATTTGATCGAGCAGGCCGCCGCCGGATTCCTTTTCGACGGTTTTGACCGCAGCTTCTTGTTCTTTCTTAGTTGCCATTTTTATTGCTCCTCCTAACCGTCGATACCAAGCTCATCCTTGAGCTCCTTTTGCTTATCGGCGTTCGCAATGATGTCCTCGAGCATGGATTCAAGTTTCTCATTGCCATCCATTTTGGAACGCAGGTCGGCGAGCTTCTGCCGCGCTTCGACAAGCTTTCGCAGCGGCTCGACCTGCTGAACTATCTTATCCGGTTCGAAGTCGTCGATGTCCGAGAACTTAAGCTCGACGCCCATTTTGCTGCCGTCGCCGCTGAGCTTATTGTCAACGGTGAATGCAAGCCTCGGGGCCATACCGGCAAGCACTTGATTGAAGTTGTCAGGGTCGATCTCGACGAATTTCCGATTCTTGAGCGCCGGCAGCGGCTCTTCGGGTTTGCCGACAAAGTCGCCCATCACACCGACCACGAACGGCAGTTCTTTCAGTTCGATGGCACCGCCGACCTCGACATCATACGTGATCTGGACACGCGGCGGACGCACACGGTCGATCTTATGCTGTAAACTCTCTTTTTTTGGCATAGTTACTCTCCTTTTACTTATTTAATATCAAATACTCCGGACCATTACGTGCGTATGGCCGCCGATCACCAATCGCTGCTTGGCTCATCGGTCGCCGATGTTTCCGAAGACGTCTCGGCCGAACCCCAACTGTCATCCGACATCTGCCCTTGGGAATTATCAAGCCCGAGAGTGTCTCGA from Chloracidobacterium sp. includes these protein-coding regions:
- the tssB gene encoding type VI secretion system contractile sheath small subunit; the encoded protein is MPKKESLQHKIDRVRPPRVQITYDVEVGGAIELKELPFVVGVMGDFVGKPEEPLPALKNRKFVEIDPDNFNQVLAGMAPRLAFTVDNKLSGDGSKMGVELKFSDIDDFEPDKIVQQVEPLRKLVEARQKLADLRSKMDGNEKLESMLEDIIANADKQKELKDELGIDG
- the tssC gene encoding type VI secretion system contractile sheath large subunit translates to MATKKEQEAAVKTVEKESGGGLLDQILADGRMARDDYQKQQAKDMIGEFVSQVMSGELTMSKNMDVAINSRIAEIDRLLSAQMNEIMHHEEFQKLEGSWRGLHHLIKSSLTGPMLKIKVMSVTKKDLLKDFERALEFDQSSLFKKIYEEEYGTFGGSPFGALIGDYEFGNHPQDMALLENISQVAAAAHAPFISAASAGLFGWDSYSEMAEVRDVAKIFDRTEYMKWRSFRESEDSRYVGLTIPHVLMREPYGAATKPTESFRFEEDVDGKDHKKYLWGNAAYALGTRLTEAFSMYGWCVAIRGVEGGGLVEGLPTHTFETDEGEIAMKCPTEIAITDRREKEFSDNGFIPLVHCKGTDYAAFFGTQSANKAKKYDSDAANANARLSSQLQYIFAVSRFAHYLKSMMRDKIGSFMSRKDCEMFLNQWISHYVTDDDTASQATKAQYPLREARVDVAEVPGKPGAYRAVAFLRPHFQLDELSVSLRLVADLPAPAQA